One Armatimonadota bacterium DNA segment encodes these proteins:
- the smpB gene encoding SsrA-binding protein SmpB, producing the protein MTVSNLADIKVIAVNRRARHDYAIEDTFEAGLVLTGGEIKSVRAGRVALSDSYARPEREELWLEGVHIAPYGPASYDNLDPKRRRKLLLHRREISRLMSRTQEKGFTLIPLRLYLRRGYAKVELGLARGKRQYDKRRAIAERDIERDKERELSSRKRGREPS; encoded by the coding sequence ATGACAGTGAGCAACTTGGCAGACATCAAGGTCATCGCGGTCAACCGCAGGGCCCGGCACGACTACGCGATTGAAGATACATTCGAGGCCGGGCTCGTCTTAACCGGCGGCGAGATCAAGTCGGTGCGCGCGGGGCGAGTCGCCCTCAGCGACTCCTACGCGCGGCCGGAACGCGAGGAGCTATGGCTCGAGGGCGTGCATATCGCGCCCTATGGACCCGCGAGCTACGATAATCTCGATCCCAAGCGCAGGCGCAAGCTGCTGCTCCACCGGCGCGAGATCAGCCGGCTCATGAGCCGGACGCAGGAGAAGGGGTTCACCCTCATCCCGCTGCGGCTCTACCTGAGGCGCGGTTACGCCAAGGTGGAGTTGGGCCTGGCCCGCGGCAAGCGCCAGTACGACAAGCGGCGCGCCATCGCCGAGCGTGATATTGAACGCGATAAGGAACGCGAGCTCAGCAGCCGCAAGCGCGGCCGCGAGCCCTCCTGA